The following is a genomic window from Candidatus Zixiibacteriota bacterium.
ACCAGATAGGTGTAGCGGATCAGGCGGATGTACATGCCGGCGATTTCATCCTTGCGGCCAAGCGCGTGAAGACGGGCAACCTCGGGTATGATCGAGGTGCCGGCCACGGTGTCCGGAACGCGAAGGGCGTTCGACGGCTTCACAACAACATCGTAAATCGCCAGATTAGTAACCGGCATGTAGAGCCAGATGGCCAGCTTGTGGACATTGTTGTTCACGAGGCCGAGAATGCGACAGACGAACAGCACGGAGCTGTAACTGACCAGGACCCGAAGCTGCGAAAGTTCGACACGCAGGCTCATCGGCCGAAACTGTGGGATTCCGATAGTGAACGTGCCGAGATAGAACAACAGTCTCGCCAGACTCATGCAGGTGACCACAAGGAACGCCTTGTCAATCGAGCCGTGATAGTATGATACGATAATGATCAGCGTATACTGAATGACCGTGGCAATCGTGTTCACCGACTTGGTCAGCACATAGCGTCTGAGGCCCTGAAGGACCGCCACAAACGGCAGCGCGAGAAACTGAAGCAGCACGTTTACCGACAAGATGTGCAAAGCGGCCTTCACGGCATCGCGGCTGAGTTCCCCTTTGACTTCCACGAATCGGTAGGCGATGAAGTCCGAGGCGAACAGAAGGCCCAACCCGACCAGCGCCCCGAGTGTGCCGTAGTAGAGAATCGCCACCACGAGCGATTGCTGCATCTTTTTCCGGTCAGATGAGGCGTCGTAGCGAGCGATATAGGTCGTGAGCGATCCTTCCATGCCCAGGTCGAAGAAGAAGAGCGCCCCGTAGATGCTGAAAATATTCAGAAACACAAACGCGCCGTAGCTGGCAACGCCGAAGTTCTCAATCAGCGCCGGCGTGGCGATAATCACCATGACCATGGTGACAGCCGTCTCCACGGCCGTCATCATGGAGTTGCTGAACATCCTCTGGCTCATAACAGACTGTGTCCCATCGGGCAAACCCGGCTTACTCCACCAACTCCCAGCTTAACGGCGTGCCACGGGCGATATTACACGCAGCCCTCTTGCCCAGCACCCGGTCGAGGCACTTCGGAGGCAGGCCCAGGCCGGGGCGCACGCGGCGCACATTTTCCAAGCTGAAAATATCACCTTTCTTCATGTCAACTGCCACATAAAGAGAACGGCGAAATTGCAGCGATTTTTCCTCGGCGGCCGTGATCCCGTACACCACCCGCCCGAGCGCCTGCCAGGCCCGCTTGGTCTCCCGCACCAGTTCAGCCATCTCGGCAGGTTCCAGGGAAAAGGCGGAATCCACCCCGCCATCGGCGCGGGCCAAGGTGAAGTGTTTTTCTATAATGGTCGCCCCGAGCGCAACCGCGGCAATCGACGCGGCCAGCCCGAGCGTGTGATCCGAAAGCCCCACCTCGACTCCAAACCTCGCTCGCAAGTCAGGAATAGTACGCAGGTTCATTGTCTCGGGCGACGCCGGATAAGCGCTCGTGCACTTCAGCAGTACCAGCTGCTCGCAGCCGGCGTCGCGGGCCGCGGCGACCGCCTCGCGCAGCTCGTCTTCGCTCGCCATGCCTGCGGAAATGATAAGCGGTTTCCCAGTGGCCGCAACTCTCTTAATCAGAGGAGTGTCTACATTCTCGAAAGAAGCGATCTTGTACATCGGCGTTCCGAGCGTCTCGAGAAACTCGACCGCGGTTTCGTCAAAGGGCGTGCTAAATGCGATTACGCCTTTTTCACGACATCGTGCGAAAATCGCCTCGTGCCATTCCCAGGGGGTATGCGCCTCTCGGTAGAGATCGTAAAGCGAACGCCCAGCCCAGAGCGAATGGGGATCGTCGATGCGAAATTCGTTGTTGTTCAGATCGAGGGTCATCGTGTCGGCGGTGTAGGTTTGGATCTTCACGGCGTGCACACCGGCAGCCGCGGCGGCATCGACAATGGTCAGGGC
Proteins encoded in this region:
- a CDS encoding polysaccharide biosynthesis C-terminal domain-containing protein, whose translation is MFSNSMMTAVETAVTMVMVIIATPALIENFGVASYGAFVFLNIFSIYGALFFFDLGMEGSLTTYIARYDASSDRKKMQQSLVVAILYYGTLGALVGLGLLFASDFIAYRFVEVKGELSRDAVKAALHILSVNVLLQFLALPFVAVLQGLRRYVLTKSVNTIATVIQYTLIIIVSYYHGSIDKAFLVVTCMSLARLLFYLGTFTIGIPQFRPMSLRVELSQLRVLVSYSSVLFVCRILGLVNNNVHKLAIWLYMPVTNLAIYDVVVKPSNALRVPDTVAGTSIIPEVARLHALGRKDEIAGMYIRLIRYTYLVLVPMVVFLAVFISHLLRIWVGEQFVPYAWAVYILLFAFLLAPVSSQAFLSVVGLERIRNAIWISIVGTALNATLSLTLLHYLGLAGLLLATVTMYAFMFWPYIRQLARHVGLRPTTVVAAIGKTLGLAAPFAGAYLLVEHFLSGRTLIMLGVAAVIGIAHLAAEYHWLLNGRERDFVGSRLGLGSRFTAEPSTHVRADQPTPLNPR
- the pseI gene encoding pseudaminic acid synthase, giving the protein MRVIVVSGRRIGLNQEPFIVAEMSGNHNQSLERALTIVDAAAAAGVHAVKIQTYTADTMTLDLNNNEFRIDDPHSLWAGRSLYDLYREAHTPWEWHEAIFARCREKGVIAFSTPFDETAVEFLETLGTPMYKIASFENVDTPLIKRVAATGKPLIISAGMASEDELREAVAAARDAGCEQLVLLKCTSAYPASPETMNLRTIPDLRARFGVEVGLSDHTLGLAASIAAVALGATIIEKHFTLARADGGVDSAFSLEPAEMAELVRETKRAWQALGRVVYGITAAEEKSLQFRRSLYVAVDMKKGDIFSLENVRRVRPGLGLPPKCLDRVLGKRAACNIARGTPLSWELVE